The genomic region ATTTTAATTTGGGATTAAAAGTTGTTGAAATGTAGCTCAGCCTTTATCAATCACCTTTGGTGCGCGGAAATAATCACTATCCTTCTTAGGGGCATTAAATAAAGCTTCGGCTTTATTCAAGTGGCCTTTTACCTCATCCGTACGCAATACATTTACGTCTTCGGTCATATAAATCAGCGGCTCAACTCCTTCGGTATCTACTTGGTTCAACTGTTCACAAAAACCGATTATTTTTTCCAAATCGGCTTTAATGGCATCACGTTCACCGGCTTCAAACTCAAGCTTTGCCAAGTGCGAAAGATGGTTTACCAACTCATCGTTAACTTGCATATTCGTTCAATTTTGTTTCAATAATATGAAAAACATTTTGTTTCAACTCCTCTGCATCAGTGGGTTTTAGATGGGCAGCCGCAATAGGACGATGAACATACATTCGCAGCTTTCCGGGGCGGGCAGCAAAGGGTCCGTATTCAGGTACTTTTATCCAGTTATCAGGTAAAGTAACCGGCAATACATAAGCGCCTGATGCTATCGCTGCCTTAAATGGGCCGTCTTTAAATCTTCCCAAATCGGGTACCCACGTACCGATAGTACCTTCCGGAAATATCACAATACTGGTGCCATCTTCTTGCATCCGTTTATTGGCAAGCTTGAAAGCCGCCGCAGCATTGTGCGGGCTTTTACGGTCAACCCCTATATCCATTGTTCTGAAAAACCGTCCAAAAACGGGTATCCGTTCCAACTCAGCTTTTGCCATAAAAGTTACATACCCGGGCAATCCGCAAGTAATAACGGGAATATCAACGTACGAAGTATGATTAGCCACCACAACGTATGTCTTTTTTGGGTCGAATTCTTCCTCAAACTCCACTTTTAACCATAAACCCGATAAGGTCATCAGGAACCATCCCCACACTTTACGCCCGAAGTGGGCAGCCGGATACATTTTTTTGTGTGAAAGGGTGATAGCAAACCAAGGATACAACACTATAAAACCAAAGCCCAGTAAAAAGAAAAACCACCAGCCGTGTATGCGTTGCAAAGCATTAGGGTGGGGTATTTTAGAGGCTTTTTTTCTAGCCATTCATCACAGTTTTTAATTGCTCAACCTGATATTTTAAGAAGTTTTCAAGTGGTTTCACTGCCACCATCTTCAAAAACATATTCAAATCAGCTTCAAGTATGGCGTTTACTGTGCATCCGTTTGCAGCAGGGTTAATCACCCATTTCAGCATAAAGTCAAAAGGTTTTCTGCCGTCCGGCTCAAGAGCAATCAGAGCATCTTCAATAGTTTCTTTCATCCTCAATGCCAAATCAGCCGTGCCTTGGATAGTGAAACTACAAGTTACCTCAGTACTTTGCCAGTTAATTACCTGTGCGGGCATTAGCTGTTTATGGTTGTTACAATCTGCCAAAAAAGCAAATACTTCTGCCGAAGGTTTGTTTATAGCCGTTTGGCCTGCTTCAATTACTGTCATTGTTGTTTTCTGGTTGCTATTACTGATGCTACTATAACGGATAAAAGCAAGCCGATTAGAACCAACGGGCCTGTAAATGAAATGACTGCACCTGAAAAGGTGAAAAGCTGTCCGGCTTTATCTAATTTGGTTTGTACCACTTTTGCTGAGTCAGAAGCCATTTGTTCAATACGAGGTCTGTCGGCTTGTGTTGTGCGAACAGTATCATTATAGTTCACCACAAAATTCTCTTTGTATTGGACAATTGTGGTGGCTGTTGAATCTTTTTCTTTTACAAAAAAGGTCTCAGCCTCTTTCATATAAGTTACTTTAACATCAGGGTTTATGTAGTTGAAATAAATAACATATCCGATAGCCGTAACTATCGCCGCCATTGCAGAAATAAGAATACCGTTGAACATACAACGCGCAAAAGAAATATGCCCGTTGTTACGTTGCTTATAGTCCCTTAGCGCAAGGTAAATCCCTAAACCTAGCGTAAGCAGGTTGATAACCAGGATGTAGAGTTTGGTAGAAGGGTCTTTAAAAATATCTAATTGGTTGCCGACTAAGGTTTCAATAAGGATAAATGCTCCGGCTAGCGCACCCCACAAATACGTTTGTTTCATTTTGGTTCAATAAAAAATGCCTTCGGCAAAAATACATTACCAAAGGCATATAAATGCTTTTATACTGCCCAAAAAAGACAGTTAATATTTTTAAGGAAAAAGTCTTATGCTTCGTCGGCGCGGTCGTAGTCTTCCGAGTATTCAGCTTGTGAGCGGTTAAACTCCTCAAAATCATACTCAGGCATCAGCTCGCTTTTCACGTGGTTTATGGTGTCGTTCAAGGCATCCATAAATTTGTTAAAATCTTCTTTGTATAAAAAGATTTTATGCTTCACATACATCCCGTTATCCTGCCTTTTTTTGCTCTCGGTAATGGTTATGTAATAGTCATTCCCACGGGTAGATTTAACATCAAAAAAATAGGTGCGTTTTCCTGCCCTTATTTTTTTTGAGTAAATCTCATCTCTATCATTTTTGTTAAAATCCTCCATTTTAATCCTCTATTGCGTTTCGTTTAGTTCTGCAATTACTCCAATATTTCTGTAAAAATAGAAAGTTGCGGGCATTATTTGCAAATTTTAGTCGAATTTTTTTTTTGGATAGAACAAGGAGTTTTATTACATTATGCTGTAGTGTCTTCTACCTCTTCGCGCATCTGCTTATAATATAGCTCGGCATACTTGCCGCCTGCGTCTAGCAAGGTTTTGTGATTTCCGGTTTCAATTATCTCGCCGTCATCAAGTACAATTATGTTGTCAGCACCTATTACTGAGGAGATTCTGTGGCTGATAATTATCGCAGTTTTATCTTGAAAAATGTCTTTAAAATTAGTCAAAATAGTAGCCTCGGTTTTAGTATCTACCGCTGATAAGCAATCATCGAGCAATAAAATTTCAGGCTCTTTAATAATTGCCCTTGCAATGGCTACACGTTGTTTTTGGCCTCCCGAAAGCGTTACACCGCGCTCACCTACCATGGTTTCAAACTGCTTCGGAAAATCCATAATATTATCATAAATATCAGCCTGTTTTGCAGCTTGAGCCACCTTCTCGTGCGGGTTTTCGCGGTTACTTAAGCCAAAAGCAATATTTTCAGAAATACTATCGCTAAACAAAAACACATCTTGTGGCACATAGCCCACACGCTCCCTAAAATCTTCAAGATTAGTAGCACTAAGAGGTTTTCCGTCAATTAATATTTGGCCTTCCTGCACATCGTACAAACGTAATAGCAACGATGCTATGGTACTTTTACCCGAGCCTGTAGAGCCAATAATACCAAAGGTTTGTCCTTTTTGTATACTGAAATTAATATTGGTTAATGCCTTTTGTTTGGCATTTTCATACTTAAAGCCCACATTCACAAACTCAATGGCGTTGTTAAAATCAAAGGGTTGGTGGCTGGTATTTACAATTTCGGGCTGGGTATCTAAAAATTCATTGATACGGGCTTGTGAAGCGGCGGCTCTTTGCACCAGCGATGTAATATAACCCAATGATGCCACCGGCCATGTAAGCATGTTCACATAAATCACAAACTCGGCAATATTACCATAGGTTAGCTCTCCGGCAATTACCAGCTTACCGCCTATAAAAATGGTTAGCAAAGTACTAAGCCCCACCAGCATCATTATTAGAGGGAAGAACAGCGCATCCACCTTCACCAGCTTCATCGATTTATCTTTATAATCTTCGCACTCTTTTTCAAAAGCACGTTGCGATGCGGTTTCTTTGGCAAATGCTTTGATGATTTTGATACCTGAAAATGCTTCTTGCGTAAAGCTGGTTACTTTTGATAATTGCGATTGTATTTTATCGCTCTGTTGCTCAATCATGGTATTCACATAGTAGATAGCAATGGCCAAAATGGGCAGTGGTATCAGTGAGTACAGCGTTAGCTCAACATTAATAGAAAGCATGATGCCGATAACAATCACAAACAGGGTGATGGTATTGATAAAATACATAATCGCTGGGCCAATGTACATGCGCACGCGTCCTACATCTTCGCTGATGCGGTTCATCAAATCGCCCGTATTGTTTTTGCGGTAAAATGATTGAGACAATTTTTGGTAGTGCGCATAAATGTCGTTTTTCATGTCGTACTCAATATGCCTTGATACCACAATAATGGTTTGACGCATAAAGAACATGAAGATACCTTTTAGTATCGTGGTGCCCACAATCAGCATAAAAAAGTAAAGGCTCACGCGGCCAATTGCTTCAACGGAGCTGTCATTTATTACAAAACCGGGTGCATCGGTTATTTTTTTGCCTTCGCTCATGGCTTCGCTCACCAGCGGGCCAATCCATACGCCAAAAATGTTAGAAACGGTTACAAACAAAGTACCCAACAGCAACTTCCAGCGGTACTTAAACAGGTATTTATTAAGGGTAGATAAGGTTTTCAAGGGAATATTAAAAATAGGGTTATGTTAAGCCAAAAAAAATTACTTTTGCGGCATCTTTTTAAAACCGCACAAAATTATCA from Bacteroidota bacterium harbors:
- the gatC gene encoding Asp-tRNA(Asn)/Glu-tRNA(Gln) amidotransferase subunit GatC; this encodes MQVNDELVNHLSHLAKLEFEAGERDAIKADLEKIIGFCEQLNQVDTEGVEPLIYMTEDVNVLRTDEVKGHLNKAEALFNAPKKDSDYFRAPKVIDKG
- a CDS encoding 1-acyl-sn-glycerol-3-phosphate acyltransferase translates to MARKKASKIPHPNALQRIHGWWFFFLLGFGFIVLYPWFAITLSHKKMYPAAHFGRKVWGWFLMTLSGLWLKVEFEEEFDPKKTYVVVANHTSYVDIPVITCGLPGYVTFMAKAELERIPVFGRFFRTMDIGVDRKSPHNAAAAFKLANKRMQEDGTSIVIFPEGTIGTWVPDLGRFKDGPFKAAIASGAYVLPVTLPDNWIKVPEYGPFAARPGKLRMYVHRPIAAAHLKPTDAEELKQNVFHIIETKLNEYAS
- a CDS encoding SRPBCC family protein; translated protein: MTVIEAGQTAINKPSAEVFAFLADCNNHKQLMPAQVINWQSTEVTCSFTIQGTADLALRMKETIEDALIALEPDGRKPFDFMLKWVINPAANGCTVNAILEADLNMFLKMVAVKPLENFLKYQVEQLKTVMNG
- a CDS encoding DUF4199 domain-containing protein, encoding MKQTYLWGALAGAFILIETLVGNQLDIFKDPSTKLYILVINLLTLGLGIYLALRDYKQRNNGHISFARCMFNGILISAMAAIVTAIGYVIYFNYINPDVKVTYMKEAETFFVKEKDSTATTIVQYKENFVVNYNDTVRTTQADRPRIEQMASDSAKVVQTKLDKAGQLFTFSGAVISFTGPLVLIGLLLSVIVASVIATRKQQ
- a CDS encoding PUR family DNA/RNA-binding protein — its product is MEDFNKNDRDEIYSKKIRAGKRTYFFDVKSTRGNDYYITITESKKRQDNGMYVKHKIFLYKEDFNKFMDALNDTINHVKSELMPEYDFEEFNRSQAEYSEDYDRADEA
- a CDS encoding ABC transporter ATP-binding protein — its product is MKTLSTLNKYLFKYRWKLLLGTLFVTVSNIFGVWIGPLVSEAMSEGKKITDAPGFVINDSSVEAIGRVSLYFFMLIVGTTILKGIFMFFMRQTIIVVSRHIEYDMKNDIYAHYQKLSQSFYRKNNTGDLMNRISEDVGRVRMYIGPAIMYFINTITLFVIVIGIMLSINVELTLYSLIPLPILAIAIYYVNTMIEQQSDKIQSQLSKVTSFTQEAFSGIKIIKAFAKETASQRAFEKECEDYKDKSMKLVKVDALFFPLIMMLVGLSTLLTIFIGGKLVIAGELTYGNIAEFVIYVNMLTWPVASLGYITSLVQRAAASQARINEFLDTQPEIVNTSHQPFDFNNAIEFVNVGFKYENAKQKALTNINFSIQKGQTFGIIGSTGSGKSTIASLLLRLYDVQEGQILIDGKPLSATNLEDFRERVGYVPQDVFLFSDSISENIAFGLSNRENPHEKVAQAAKQADIYDNIMDFPKQFETMVGERGVTLSGGQKQRVAIARAIIKEPEILLLDDCLSAVDTKTEATILTNFKDIFQDKTAIIISHRISSVIGADNIIVLDDGEIIETGNHKTLLDAGGKYAELYYKQMREEVEDTTA